The DNA sequence GGCCGGTGATGAGGCGGTTGCGCTGCTGCTCCAGCGACATCTCGGCGAAACCGCGCTTGGTGACGTTGTAGCCGTCGACGACCAGGTGCGCCTTGGGCAGGGCGAGCAGCTGGGCCAGCCGGGCCGGGTCGTCGGCGTCCAGGGCGCGGTTGGCGGCGGTGGGGGCACCGGCGGTCTCGGCGTACGCGGCGGCGACGGTGTCGCCGGGCAGGACCTTGGCCGGGTCGAGGGCGAGCTCGCGGCGCAGCCCGACGGCGGCCTGCCCGATCGTCTCCAGCAGCAGCCACAGCCGGGCGTCGTCGACGGCGCGGGTGTCGCGGGCCGCCTGGCGGGCGTCCCCGGCGGCGGCCTCCAGATCGGCGACCCGGGAGCGCAGCCGCCGCAGCTCGGCCTCGTGGTCGCCGTGGCCCTTGGCCGCGCGCCCCTTCTCGATGGCCAGCAGCTCGTTGGCGCGCTTGAGGGCGGCCTGGGCCTCACGCAGCCCCTTGGCCGCGCTGCGGGCCTCCTCACGCACCTGGCCCAGCTCCTCGCGGACCCGGGCCAGCTCGTCGCGCAGCTTGTCGGCCTCGACCCGGGCCACGGCCCGGTCGTGCTCGGCGCGGGCGGACCTGGCCTGGGCGTCGCGGATCTGCTCGGCCACGGCCGAGCTCTCCGCCTCGGCGGTCACGGCCTGGCCGGCGACGTCGAGCAGCCCGCGCCAGCCCTCGGGTCTGGCCAGGTATGCCAGCGCCGCCACCTCGATCGGGTCGGCGGCGGCCGGGGCGACGCCGCCCAGCACGGCCGCGCCCAGTTCGCCGGTGTCGGCGAGCACCTTGCCGCTGATCCGCTGCCGGAACAGCGGGTCGCCGGACAGCTGGGTGGCTATCTGCGCGCCGCCGAGGCGGGCGCGCCGGTTGGGCGCGAACTTGGCGACCTTGCGCAGCGGCACGGGCAGCTCGTCGCCGGGCAGCGAGGTCAGCACGGCGGCGGCCATCGCGATGACGCGCTGGCGGACGGGTTCGGGCAGGATCGGCTCGGGGGCGAAGTCGGCAGCCTCCAGCGGCTCCCCGGAGGAAGCTTCGAACGAAAGTTCAGCGGCCGACATGCTCCTAGTCTTCCACCGACATACCGATCTTGTCGCTCAGGTTCGCGGCTGTTCCCGTGCGCCGACCGCAGCACTGTCACACCGGACGGTTAGCGTGCGGTCCGTGCCGTCCCCGAACCGCCCGGCGCCGGGCCAGCGCGCCCCCGGCGAGACTTTCGAGCAGCCGACGCTGGACGCGATGCTGGCCGATCCGCTGCAACTGGACCTGCGCAACACCACGTTCGTGGTGCTGGATCTGGAGACGACCGGCGGGGCGCCCGACGGCGGCGGCATCACCGAGGTCGGCGCGGTGAAGGTGCGCGGCGGCGAGGAGCTGGGCGAGTTCGCGACGCTGGTCAACCCCGGCGTGCCGGTGCCGCCGTTCATCACGGTGCTGACCGGGATCACCACGGCGATGACGGTGACGGCGCCGCCGATCGAGGCGGTGCTGCCGCCGCTGCTGGAGTTCCTGCACGGGGCGGTCCTGGTCGCCCACAACGCGCCATACGACGTGGGCTTCCTCAAGGCGGCGTGCGCCGCGCACGGCTACACCTGGCCGAATCCGCGGGTGGTGGACACGGTGGCGCTGGCCCGCCGGGTGCTGCTGCGCGACGAGGTGCCCAACCGCAAGCTGGGCACGCTGGCGGCCTACTTCCGCATTCCCGAGCAGCCCAACCACCGCGCCCTGGCCGACGCGAAGGCGACCGTCGGGGTGCTGCACGCGCTCATCGCCCGCCTGGGCGGGCACCGGGTGCACACGCTGGGCGAGACCATCGAGTTCGTCAAGGCGGTCAGCCCGGCCCAGCGGGCCAAGCGCCACCTGGCCGAGGGCCTGCCGCACGCCCCCGGGGTGTACCTGTTCCGCGCCGGCGACGGCCGCCCGCTGTACGTCGGCACCTCCAACGACATCGGGACCCGGGTGCGCAGCTACTTCACCGCCGCCGAGCGCCGGGCCCGGATCAAGGAGATGCTGCACGTCGCGGAGCGGGTCGAGGCGGTCGAGTGCGCGCACGCGCTGGAGGCGCAGGTGCGCGAGCTGCGGCTGATCGCGGCGCACGCGCCGCCGTACAACCGGCGGTCCAAGCATCCCGAGCGGGTGCAGTGGCTGAAGCTGACCGACGAGCCGTTCCCGCGGCTGTCGGTGGTGCGGTCGCTGGCCGCCGACGGCGGGGCCTACCTCGGCCCGTTCGCGGGGCGGCACGCCGCGCAGGCGGCCGTGGACGCGCTGCACGAGGCGCTGCCGCTGCGGCAGTGCTCGCCGCGGCTGTCGCCGCGCCGGGCCTCGGCCGCGTGCGCGCTGGCCGAGCTCGGCAAGTGCCCGGCCCCCTGCCTGCTGGCCATCTCGCCCGAGGAGTACGACCGCGTGGCGGCCGCCCCGGTGCGCGCCGCGTTCAGCGGCGACCCGGACGCGGTGGTGCACCCGCTGCTGGCCCGGATGCGGGTGCTGTCGCAGGCGGAGCGGTTCGAGGACGCGGCGGCGGTGCGCGACCGGCTGGCGGCGTTCCTGCGGGCGGCGGTGCGCATGCAGCGGCTGTCGGCGCTGACGGGCATCGCCGAGCTGATCGGTGCCCGGCGCAACGCCGAGGGCGGCTGGGAGATCGCGATCATCCGGTATGGACGGCTGGCCGCGGCCGCCACCTCCGCCCCGCGCGTGCACCCGCGCCGCGTCCTGGACGCGCTGCGCCCCACCGCCGAGACGGTGCTCGGCGGCCTCGGGCCGGTCCCCTGCGCCACCCCGGAGGAGACCGAGCGCATCCTGGACTGGCTGGAGCGGCCGGAGACGCGCCTGGTGGAGACCACCGACGGCTGGGCGTCCCCGGTGCGCGGCGCGGCCCGCTGGCGCCGCCTGTCCCAACCGGTTCCGGCGACGGCGGCCTGACCGTTCGGGTATTCCGTGTCCGAAGCGTGTCCGAATGCATGAAAACTCTTGACCGATCGGCGCCGACGTTCGTTACTAGGCTATGGACCGATATCTCGGAATCTCGCGGACGTGTCCCGTCCCGCACCGGGCGAAGATCCACCACCGTCGCGGTCCGGAACACCTCCGCACGTCGAGGGGGGTGTCCTGAGTGGACGCGGACGCGGGGGCGCTGCCGACGGTCCCGGTGGGCCGGGCGGGCGAGAGCCTGCTCACCACCCGGCTACGGGCCATGCTCAGCTGGTCCGGGGCCAAGGAGACCTCGTCGGATCCGGTGACCACTCTGATCAAGGCGCACCGCCGGGTCCATCCCGGCTCCGACGCCAACCTGCTGCGCCGGGCCTACTCGGTGGCCGCGCGCATGCACCACGGGCAGATGCGCAA is a window from the Catellatospora sp. TT07R-123 genome containing:
- a CDS encoding NYN domain-containing protein, with protein sequence MSAAELSFEASSGEPLEAADFAPEPILPEPVRQRVIAMAAAVLTSLPGDELPVPLRKVAKFAPNRRARLGGAQIATQLSGDPLFRQRISGKVLADTGELGAAVLGGVAPAAADPIEVAALAYLARPEGWRGLLDVAGQAVTAEAESSAVAEQIRDAQARSARAEHDRAVARVEADKLRDELARVREELGQVREEARSAAKGLREAQAALKRANELLAIEKGRAAKGHGDHEAELRRLRSRVADLEAAAGDARQAARDTRAVDDARLWLLLETIGQAAVGLRRELALDPAKVLPGDTVAAAYAETAGAPTAANRALDADDPARLAQLLALPKAHLVVDGYNVTKRGFAEMSLEQQRNRLITGLGGVAAQTGAEVTVVFDGADRVHGLPAPPRGVRVLFSRKGETADEVIRRLVRAEPAGRPVVVVSSDREVADGVRRHGAYPMNSESLVRRLTRS
- a CDS encoding DEDD exonuclease domain-containing protein; translated protein: MPSPNRPAPGQRAPGETFEQPTLDAMLADPLQLDLRNTTFVVLDLETTGGAPDGGGITEVGAVKVRGGEELGEFATLVNPGVPVPPFITVLTGITTAMTVTAPPIEAVLPPLLEFLHGAVLVAHNAPYDVGFLKAACAAHGYTWPNPRVVDTVALARRVLLRDEVPNRKLGTLAAYFRIPEQPNHRALADAKATVGVLHALIARLGGHRVHTLGETIEFVKAVSPAQRAKRHLAEGLPHAPGVYLFRAGDGRPLYVGTSNDIGTRVRSYFTAAERRARIKEMLHVAERVEAVECAHALEAQVRELRLIAAHAPPYNRRSKHPERVQWLKLTDEPFPRLSVVRSLAADGGAYLGPFAGRHAAQAAVDALHEALPLRQCSPRLSPRRASAACALAELGKCPAPCLLAISPEEYDRVAAAPVRAAFSGDPDAVVHPLLARMRVLSQAERFEDAAAVRDRLAAFLRAAVRMQRLSALTGIAELIGARRNAEGGWEIAIIRYGRLAAAATSAPRVHPRRVLDALRPTAETVLGGLGPVPCATPEETERILDWLERPETRLVETTDGWASPVRGAARWRRLSQPVPATAA